From one Zhongshania sp. R06B22 genomic stretch:
- the msbA gene encoding lipid A export permease/ATP-binding protein MsbA encodes MSNEQSDLAIYGRLIKYVLPMWVMFLLSVLGFSVFSGVQVLLADMMQLIVDYIGGNMVQGEGGLSAKLMWKLGGEDFVLTDARLWIVLMMVFLGIVRGIGYFAGNYFISIVSHSLVHNLRCELFQKMLYMPSAYYDHNSSGVMISKITFNVEQVTGAAVNATKVVLREGTFAIGLIMFLLYSNWKLTMVFFVALPIIAVIVYWVGKRFRKISKSIQNAMGDVNQVTNESISAYREIRLYDGISYEQNRFNEASQRNRSQNIKMAFYNAISPSVIQFPVVLATGVLIWIALGLGGEMSPGAFVAYLSAALFLPKPMRQLADVSSTIQKGLAAAEDIFEFIDTEQEKDTGTYVSDTTKGDIAVKGLSFAYADGDEKVLRDVSLSVGAGQSLALVGLSGSGKSTLVSLISRFYDHSEGEILLDGIDVREYTLENLRDKMALVTQQVTLFNDTIFNNIAYGKMAGSTPEQVRAAAEAAHAIEFIDQLPNGFNTMIGEDGVMLSGGQRQRLAIARAFLKNAPVLILDEATSALDNRAENHIQQAMEEIMKGRTTIVIAHRLSTIEKADNIVVMEAGRVMEQGNHTELLALNKRYAQLYNKNFEDQ; translated from the coding sequence ATGAGTAATGAGCAGTCGGATCTAGCTATATACGGACGGCTAATAAAGTATGTCTTGCCGATGTGGGTGATGTTCTTATTGAGCGTACTCGGTTTCTCCGTGTTCTCTGGTGTGCAGGTCTTACTTGCCGACATGATGCAGCTAATAGTTGATTATATTGGCGGCAATATGGTCCAAGGTGAGGGCGGTCTGTCGGCCAAACTTATGTGGAAGCTTGGCGGCGAAGATTTTGTGTTAACGGATGCTCGTCTTTGGATCGTGCTGATGATGGTCTTCCTGGGGATTGTTCGCGGTATTGGATATTTCGCAGGTAACTATTTTATTTCTATTGTTTCTCACAGCTTGGTTCACAATCTGCGCTGCGAGTTATTTCAAAAAATGCTCTACATGCCTAGTGCCTACTACGATCATAATTCAAGCGGTGTGATGATTTCTAAAATCACCTTCAACGTAGAGCAAGTCACCGGTGCAGCGGTCAACGCCACTAAAGTGGTATTGCGTGAAGGTACGTTTGCCATCGGCCTCATTATGTTTCTGCTGTATTCGAATTGGAAACTCACCATGGTGTTTTTCGTGGCCCTGCCGATTATCGCGGTCATTGTGTATTGGGTTGGCAAGCGGTTTCGCAAGATCAGTAAAAGTATTCAAAATGCCATGGGCGACGTGAATCAGGTCACCAACGAATCGATTAGCGCCTACCGAGAAATTCGTTTGTATGATGGCATCAGTTATGAGCAGAATCGATTTAATGAGGCCAGTCAACGCAACCGCTCACAGAATATTAAAATGGCTTTTTACAATGCTATTAGTCCCTCGGTCATCCAATTCCCGGTGGTATTGGCAACCGGTGTACTGATTTGGATCGCGCTGGGCTTAGGTGGCGAAATGTCGCCTGGGGCGTTTGTCGCTTACTTGTCAGCCGCCTTGTTTTTACCCAAGCCCATGCGCCAACTTGCCGATGTGAGCAGTACGATTCAAAAAGGTCTGGCGGCAGCTGAAGATATATTCGAGTTCATTGACACCGAGCAGGAAAAAGACACAGGCACCTACGTTAGCGACACGACCAAGGGCGATATCGCGGTTAAGGGCCTGAGTTTCGCCTATGCCGACGGCGACGAGAAAGTATTGCGGGATGTAAGCTTAAGCGTTGGCGCTGGGCAATCCCTGGCCCTCGTCGGACTCTCAGGTTCGGGTAAGTCAACCTTGGTAAGTCTGATTTCTCGCTTCTACGACCATTCGGAAGGCGAGATACTCTTAGACGGTATTGATGTGCGCGAGTACACGCTAGAAAATCTTCGCGACAAGATGGCCCTAGTCACCCAGCAGGTCACCTTATTTAACGATACTATTTTTAATAATATTGCCTACGGAAAAATGGCCGGGTCCACGCCTGAGCAGGTTCGCGCCGCGGCTGAAGCAGCGCATGCAATCGAGTTTATTGATCAACTACCCAATGGCTTTAATACCATGATTGGTGAAGACGGTGTCATGCTGTCTGGTGGCCAGCGCCAGCGGCTAGCGATAGCGAGAGCATTCTTGAAAAATGCGCCGGTACTGATACTTGATGAAGCGACGTCGGCCCTAGATAACCGCGCTGAAAATCATATTCAGCAGGCTATGGAAGAAATCATGAAAGGCCGGACCACTATTGTGATCGCGCATCGTTTATCGACCATTGAAAAAGCCGATAACATTGTGGTGATGGAGGCAGGGCGAGTGATGGAGCAGGGCAATCACACTGAGCTGCTGGCGCTGAACAAACGTTATGCTCAGCTCTACAATAAGAATTTTGAGGATCAGTAA
- a CDS encoding ExbD/TolR family protein has translation MKFKRQRVDDGGVNLTPLIDVVFLLLIFFMVSTTFTKESRLKLELPTARGEAALQENKVLEVVVDAAGHYRVNERPLAVHTLDALMTAMRDAAANNSDVPVVITADAKSPHQSVITAMDAAGRLGFAKLSLSTQDPEMTSVDQ, from the coding sequence GTGAAATTTAAACGTCAGCGAGTGGACGATGGCGGGGTAAATTTAACGCCCCTCATTGATGTTGTGTTTTTGTTGCTCATTTTTTTCATGGTATCGACAACGTTCACGAAAGAAAGCCGCCTTAAGCTCGAACTCCCTACTGCGCGAGGCGAAGCTGCCCTGCAAGAAAATAAGGTCTTGGAGGTTGTGGTCGATGCGGCGGGGCATTATCGCGTTAATGAACGGCCTTTAGCGGTGCATACCTTAGACGCATTAATGACTGCAATGCGCGATGCTGCAGCCAATAACAGTGACGTGCCAGTGGTAATTACTGCCGACGCCAAGAGCCCGCATCAATCAGTCATTACCGCAATGGACGCGGCGGGTAGACTGGGGTTTGCTAAACTTAGTCTAAGCACTCAAGATCCAGAAATGACTTCTGTTGATCAATAA
- a CDS encoding MotA/TolQ/ExbB proton channel family protein: protein MLELVKAGGWLMLPIIASSIIAMAICVDRFLKLNPDKVAPRSLLNQVWSWLQNKQLDAAKLRELRRGSPLARILAAGLANAKHGREIMKESIEDTASLIIHDLERYLNALGTIAAVAPLLGLLGTVLGMIRVFTEIMVQGTGNAGVLAGGISEALITTASGLCVAIPALVMHRYFLRRIDEIVVTMEQDAIKLINAMHGEVQIKDSSAGKSA, encoded by the coding sequence GTGCTGGAATTGGTGAAAGCCGGCGGTTGGCTAATGCTGCCCATTATTGCGTCCTCTATTATTGCGATGGCAATCTGTGTAGATCGCTTCCTTAAATTGAATCCCGATAAAGTCGCGCCGCGAAGTTTGCTGAATCAGGTGTGGTCCTGGTTGCAAAACAAGCAACTTGACGCTGCAAAACTGCGTGAATTACGCCGTGGCTCTCCACTGGCTAGGATCTTGGCGGCAGGACTGGCGAATGCCAAGCACGGCCGAGAGATTATGAAAGAGAGTATCGAAGATACTGCCTCGCTAATTATCCATGATTTAGAACGCTACCTTAATGCCTTGGGCACGATTGCCGCGGTTGCGCCTTTGCTCGGTTTGCTGGGTACGGTGCTAGGCATGATTCGCGTGTTTACCGAAATCATGGTGCAGGGAACCGGTAATGCCGGGGTGCTTGCCGGCGGTATTTCAGAAGCATTAATTACCACGGCCTCGGGTCTTTGTGTGGCGATTCCCGCCTTGGTTATGCATCGTTATTTTTTGCGAAGAATTGATGAAATTGTGGTCACCATGGAGCAAGACGCTATAAAGCTCATTAATGCTATGCACGGTGAGGTCCAAATAAAGGATTCGTCGGCAGGAAAGTCCGCGTGA
- a CDS encoding DNA internalization-related competence protein ComEC/Rec2 yields MLSWMTAAIVGFIAVAFTSTLISYVALGLTCLLSALLHVALRSRLSASWLAFSLAVGYASCFGHWRVSQLLPESLNTSDFVATVEVVSVPAPRQGFTSYYQFDANLIALACDDDLPAKKCRLPSSYSGSGLVQLNWYADSPPQFGDVFTASLRLRQAYGYQSPGAFDYGRWMFASGYSGRGYVRKPEMSVYLDSKPARSFNNVRQGIVAKIGRHLERYRHGNIMKALLFADRSDIGREQWQVFARTGTSHLMAISGMHIGIVLAWGLLVGRVFGALVPRANTLVIGAIFGLCFALGYAALAGFSVPTQRALIMAMAALIAFCLRRNISVWQAYITAMLLVLIVDPLAPHRAGFTLSFAAVGVLLFAFQGRRRSKQLGSHLVLGIFRSQWAVLLGLIPLLMMWGYGINPVSFPVNLLAIPLLTLLILPLLFCGLLFMGLAPSLADRSWRIADYLLDILLNGLTLAAGSFPQVFMPISIFSFVFMSISILVLLLPRGTPAKWLAMVPLICLFLMPAPRPSVGSAWVTALDVGQGLSVLVQTATKTLIYDVGPDFSSGFNTADAVVIPALRRFGIDKVDVLVISHADRDHAGAAPALLKGIDVAELRVGESLVAVNKGALVCARPHRWTWDGVDFEFLNSNGDRSLAGNNASCVLRISLAGTSLLLTGDIEKSIEGELIASGQTLSADVLIAPHHGSKTSSSIEFLRAVSPSHTVFSAGRNNRYGHPAESVTQRYTQLGTRCWSTAYHGSIQFRLDEFGAALEKIWGGGRYYWQIDGYSPESGEEICSKLHSGH; encoded by the coding sequence ATGTTGTCATGGATGACGGCAGCGATAGTCGGTTTTATAGCGGTGGCGTTTACTTCCACGCTGATCAGCTATGTCGCATTAGGACTAACCTGCCTTTTGAGTGCGCTGCTACATGTAGCGCTGCGCTCAAGGCTCAGCGCTAGTTGGTTGGCGTTTTCGCTCGCTGTTGGCTACGCCAGTTGTTTTGGGCATTGGCGGGTATCGCAATTATTACCTGAGAGTCTAAACACCAGTGATTTTGTCGCCACGGTGGAAGTAGTAAGCGTTCCAGCGCCACGGCAAGGCTTTACCTCCTATTATCAATTTGACGCAAATTTAATAGCACTAGCGTGCGACGACGATTTACCCGCCAAGAAATGTCGTCTTCCATCGTCATACTCCGGTTCTGGCTTAGTGCAGTTGAATTGGTATGCAGACTCACCACCTCAATTTGGCGACGTTTTCACGGCGAGCCTGCGTTTGCGCCAAGCCTACGGCTATCAATCGCCGGGCGCATTTGATTACGGCCGGTGGATGTTTGCTAGCGGCTATTCTGGTCGCGGTTATGTGCGTAAGCCCGAGATGTCGGTCTACCTAGATTCAAAGCCTGCGCGGTCATTTAATAACGTGAGGCAGGGGATTGTGGCTAAGATCGGCCGCCATCTTGAAAGGTATCGCCATGGCAATATTATGAAGGCGCTGCTGTTTGCTGATCGCAGCGATATTGGCCGTGAGCAGTGGCAGGTCTTTGCGCGGACCGGCACCAGCCACTTAATGGCGATATCTGGCATGCATATTGGTATCGTCTTGGCATGGGGGCTTCTTGTCGGCCGCGTGTTTGGCGCGCTAGTACCACGTGCTAATACCTTGGTGATAGGCGCTATTTTCGGTCTGTGTTTCGCGCTTGGCTATGCCGCACTAGCCGGTTTTTCGGTACCTACGCAGCGCGCGTTAATAATGGCGATGGCGGCTTTAATTGCATTTTGTTTGCGGCGCAATATCTCGGTGTGGCAAGCATATATTACTGCCATGTTGCTGGTGCTGATTGTCGATCCCTTAGCGCCGCATCGAGCGGGCTTCACGTTGTCATTTGCGGCGGTTGGCGTGTTGCTGTTTGCCTTTCAGGGCCGACGGCGCAGCAAGCAGCTAGGTAGCCATCTTGTTCTAGGCATATTTCGTTCCCAGTGGGCTGTGCTGCTGGGCCTAATTCCACTGCTAATGATGTGGGGCTATGGGATCAACCCCGTTAGCTTTCCGGTTAATCTATTGGCTATTCCACTACTCACATTACTCATACTACCCTTACTATTTTGCGGTTTGCTATTCATGGGCTTGGCGCCTTCACTGGCGGATAGGAGTTGGCGGATTGCAGACTACTTGCTTGATATTTTGCTGAATGGACTCACCTTAGCTGCGGGGAGTTTTCCGCAAGTCTTTATGCCAATTTCCATCTTCAGCTTTGTATTTATGAGTATTTCTATATTGGTGTTACTGCTGCCCCGCGGCACCCCCGCAAAGTGGTTGGCGATGGTGCCGCTCATATGTCTTTTCTTGATGCCAGCGCCACGACCTAGCGTGGGCTCAGCCTGGGTGACAGCGCTAGATGTGGGGCAGGGCTTGTCGGTGCTGGTGCAAACAGCCACAAAAACCTTGATATACGACGTTGGCCCTGACTTCAGTAGTGGCTTTAATACCGCAGATGCCGTGGTGATTCCAGCCTTGCGGCGCTTCGGTATTGATAAGGTAGATGTGTTGGTGATCAGTCACGCAGATCGGGACCACGCAGGGGCTGCGCCGGCGCTGTTAAAAGGAATAGACGTTGCTGAGTTGCGTGTTGGCGAAAGCCTTGTTGCGGTAAATAAAGGCGCTTTGGTTTGCGCTAGACCCCATCGCTGGACTTGGGATGGGGTCGATTTTGAGTTCCTTAATAGCAATGGCGACCGCAGTTTGGCGGGAAACAACGCATCTTGCGTACTACGGATTAGCTTGGCCGGGACATCCTTGCTACTGACGGGAGATATAGAAAAATCGATTGAGGGCGAATTGATCGCGAGCGGACAAACTTTGTCGGCAGATGTATTAATCGCCCCCCATCACGGCAGTAAAACCTCATCAAGCATCGAGTTTCTTCGCGCGGTGTCACCTTCCCATACGGTGTTTTCTGCGGGTCGCAATAATCGCTATGGGCACCCAGCGGAGTCGGTAACTCAGCGTTACACGCAGCTGGGGACTCGATGCTGGTCTACGGCCTATCATGGGAGTATTCAGTTTAGATTAGACGAATTCGGCGCGGCCTTAGAAAAAATATGGGGGGGCGGTCGATACTATTGGCAAATTGATGGGTATTCGCCGGAATCTGGCGAGGAAATATGCAGCAAATTGCATTCCGGACACTGA
- a CDS encoding DUF2062 domain-containing protein: MARKLFKRWLPTPEKMREHPSVRIFGSLLHDPNLWHLNRRSVTVASFLGLFIAFVPIPTQMILAALAAIVFRANLPISVMLVWITNPITMPAIFYFTYKLGALAMGIPPNTFHFELSWAWLAEEFTHLWRPLILGCFLTGLLSGLVGAASVHILWRVHVIKRWRKRQQSRQARP, translated from the coding sequence ATGGCTCGAAAACTATTTAAACGCTGGCTACCGACGCCCGAAAAAATGCGCGAGCACCCCTCGGTTCGTATTTTTGGAAGCTTGCTGCATGATCCTAACCTCTGGCATCTGAACCGACGCTCGGTCACCGTGGCGTCGTTTCTTGGGCTGTTTATTGCTTTTGTACCCATTCCAACCCAAATGATCCTCGCCGCATTGGCGGCCATCGTATTTCGAGCTAATCTTCCTATCTCGGTGATGCTGGTTTGGATTACCAATCCCATCACTATGCCCGCCATCTTTTACTTCACCTATAAACTCGGCGCCTTGGCGATGGGGATACCCCCTAATACCTTTCACTTCGAGCTATCTTGGGCTTGGCTGGCCGAGGAATTCACCCATCTCTGGCGACCGTTGATATTAGGCTGTTTTCTTACTGGCCTGCTATCGGGTCTTGTTGGCGCCGCAAGTGTGCATATTCTTTGGCGTGTCCACGTGATTAAGCGCTGGCGCAAACGGCAGCAGTCTCGGCAAGCCAGACCTTAG
- a CDS encoding lipoprotein-releasing ABC transporter permease subunit, translating into MRSLSAYIGFRYSADRSGNQLVSFLSRLSMLGLVLGVALLVVVLSVMNGFDREMRNRILALVPHITLQPWSDQQVDWQQLKLDVERHPHVLATAPFVQGNAMLIKGAAVEPSVFFGIDPAAEKRVSVIEEYVDLDILTPDASGLILGKALADRLVIEAGDRVTLGVPQAEGRQNVRFVQMNVAAVVATGTELDQQLMLMHINQARSLFSEAPPVSLRVSVDDVFAAPQIAWELASVHGRDYMLKDWSQQFGNMYHAIQMSRKLVVIMLLAVVAVAVFNVVSTLVMVVNDKRADIGILRSQGASQGDILRIFLTYGAVIGAVGAAAGGVVGVLLALGISDLVAGIESVFGVKLLQSDVYPINYLPSDVRIPDVLMVCATAYIMSLLATIYPAWRASRMPPAEALRSH; encoded by the coding sequence ATGCGCTCCTTATCCGCCTATATTGGTTTTCGCTACAGCGCAGATCGATCTGGCAATCAGCTGGTGTCGTTTTTGTCGCGCTTATCGATGCTTGGTCTGGTGCTCGGTGTTGCACTGCTCGTGGTGGTGCTGTCGGTGATGAACGGCTTTGACCGGGAAATGCGTAATCGAATCTTAGCCTTGGTGCCGCATATCACTCTGCAACCTTGGTCCGATCAGCAAGTCGATTGGCAGCAACTTAAGCTAGACGTTGAGCGTCATCCCCATGTGCTGGCCACTGCGCCATTTGTGCAGGGCAACGCCATGTTAATAAAGGGCGCTGCGGTTGAGCCCAGTGTATTTTTTGGTATAGACCCCGCGGCGGAAAAACGGGTTTCTGTTATTGAGGAATATGTTGATCTCGATATATTAACACCAGACGCATCGGGTCTTATTCTTGGCAAAGCGCTGGCCGATCGTCTGGTGATAGAAGCGGGGGATAGAGTAACGCTGGGCGTACCGCAGGCTGAGGGTCGGCAAAATGTCCGGTTTGTGCAAATGAATGTGGCCGCGGTGGTCGCGACGGGCACTGAGTTAGATCAGCAGCTAATGTTGATGCATATTAATCAGGCGCGGTCACTGTTTAGCGAAGCGCCCCCGGTATCGCTTAGAGTGTCAGTTGACGATGTGTTTGCCGCGCCTCAAATTGCCTGGGAACTCGCATCGGTTCACGGCAGAGATTACATGCTGAAGGATTGGAGCCAGCAATTTGGCAATATGTACCACGCGATTCAAATGTCGCGTAAGTTGGTGGTGATTATGCTGTTGGCGGTCGTTGCCGTGGCGGTTTTTAATGTGGTGTCGACCCTGGTGATGGTGGTCAATGACAAACGCGCGGATATTGGTATTTTGCGGAGTCAGGGCGCCAGCCAAGGCGATATATTGCGTATTTTTCTGACGTATGGCGCAGTTATCGGCGCGGTCGGCGCTGCGGCTGGCGGAGTTGTCGGGGTGCTGCTGGCATTAGGTATTAGTGATTTAGTGGCTGGGATAGAAAGCGTCTTTGGCGTTAAGTTATTGCAGAGCGACGTCTACCCTATAAATTACCTGCCGTCAGATGTTCGAATCCCTGATGTACTTATGGTGTGTGCTACCGCGTATATTATGAGTTTATTGGCGACAATTTATCCCGCGTGGCGGGCATCCAGAATGCCACCGGCAGAGGCCTTGCGCAGTCACTGA
- the lolD gene encoding lipoprotein-releasing ABC transporter ATP-binding protein LolD, giving the protein MSTADVMSGSTSADSVPSDSVLACRKLRKFYVQGSEQLTILNDIDLDIASGERISIVGPSGAGKTTLLHMLGGLDVPSQGRVLVRGRDIAAMSDRDRSRLRNRELGFVYQFHHLLNEFSALENAAMPLLIAGDKRAVAFERAGALLDRVGLGHRLKHRPSQLSGGERQRVAIARALVNEPACVLLDEPTGNLDGDNAEAVQALLLELNKELAISLVIVTHDLTLAGRMDRVLNLYDGCLHEAKV; this is encoded by the coding sequence ATGTCTACTGCTGATGTGATGTCAGGTTCTACCTCTGCTGATTCGGTTCCTAGTGATTCTGTATTAGCGTGCCGTAAATTACGCAAGTTCTATGTTCAAGGTTCAGAGCAACTTACCATTTTGAACGACATCGATTTGGATATTGCCAGCGGAGAACGTATCTCTATTGTAGGCCCATCGGGCGCGGGTAAAACGACCTTGCTGCATATGCTCGGTGGTCTAGATGTGCCATCGCAAGGCCGAGTGCTGGTGAGAGGGCGTGATATTGCGGCAATGAGTGATCGTGATCGCAGCCGTTTACGCAATCGAGAACTGGGCTTTGTGTATCAATTTCACCATCTTCTCAATGAGTTCTCTGCTCTTGAAAATGCCGCCATGCCCTTGTTAATTGCCGGTGACAAGCGGGCTGTGGCCTTTGAGCGCGCGGGGGCTTTATTAGATCGGGTTGGTTTGGGGCATCGGTTAAAACATCGGCCCTCGCAACTTTCTGGTGGCGAACGGCAGCGCGTAGCGATAGCAAGAGCCCTAGTTAATGAGCCCGCTTGCGTTTTACTGGATGAGCCAACCGGTAATCTGGATGGCGACAATGCAGAGGCCGTGCAGGCGCTGTTATTAGAATTAAATAAAGAGCTGGCGATTAGCTTGGTGATAGTGACCCATGATTTAACATTAGCTGGGCGTATGGATAGGGTGCTCAACTTATATGATGGCTGCTTGCATGAGGCCAAGGTCTAA
- a CDS encoding lipoprotein-releasing ABC transporter permease subunit, with product MAVPLFLRIGIRYFYRASGSDRFLSLVSWFSLLGMLIGTVSLIVVMSVMNGFERELQQRVLSVVPHGYIQGPQERLADWPEYIQKLQGSDGVKGVAPYVGGKAMLSSFKRLRGVALYGIEPQQERSVSAVAEHMVAGQYLGDDAGKYQIILGDILARQLGVNVGDDLTVILPKVTVTPFGLFPREKRFQVSGVFSAGAQLDGTSAFIHIADAQRLYQLGDDVEGLRIQLADMFAAPELLPKLAAMMPAGSIAVTWGDSQGSLFHAVKMEKQMVRLLLLFIVLIAAFNIVSILSMAVSGKRGSIAVLRTMGATPATIMATFVVYGMATGIIGLCLGLIVGVPLAIYVGDLVAWLEQLSGMQIFNPDVYFITRLPSFLQWSDVAVVSGFALLLSLLATLYPAWQASRVQPAEALRYE from the coding sequence ATGGCAGTTCCGCTTTTTCTTCGTATTGGCATTCGCTATTTTTATCGCGCCTCTGGCAGTGATCGTTTCCTGTCGCTGGTGTCTTGGTTCTCATTGCTGGGAATGCTGATTGGCACCGTGTCACTTATTGTGGTGATGTCGGTCATGAACGGCTTTGAACGGGAGTTGCAGCAGCGGGTATTGTCGGTCGTTCCCCACGGCTATATACAAGGCCCTCAAGAGCGCTTGGCTGATTGGCCTGAATACATCCAGAAGCTCCAAGGCAGCGATGGCGTGAAAGGGGTGGCGCCTTATGTGGGCGGGAAAGCTATGTTGTCATCTTTCAAGCGACTCCGTGGTGTTGCTCTATACGGCATTGAACCCCAGCAGGAGCGATCGGTGTCTGCGGTCGCGGAACATATGGTGGCGGGGCAGTACTTGGGTGATGATGCCGGCAAGTACCAGATTATTTTAGGCGATATTCTAGCCCGTCAGCTCGGCGTGAATGTGGGCGATGACCTTACTGTTATTTTACCCAAAGTGACGGTGACCCCCTTTGGCTTGTTTCCCCGCGAAAAACGATTTCAGGTTAGCGGCGTATTTAGCGCCGGTGCGCAACTTGATGGCACGAGTGCATTTATTCATATTGCGGACGCCCAGCGACTTTATCAGTTGGGTGATGATGTTGAAGGCTTGCGTATTCAGCTAGCGGATATGTTTGCCGCTCCAGAGTTATTACCCAAGCTTGCGGCAATGATGCCAGCAGGTAGCATCGCGGTAACTTGGGGTGATAGCCAGGGAAGTCTTTTCCATGCAGTGAAAATGGAGAAGCAGATGGTGCGCTTATTGTTGCTATTCATCGTATTAATTGCTGCGTTTAATATTGTTTCTATTCTTAGTATGGCGGTATCGGGCAAGCGCGGATCTATTGCGGTGCTCCGCACCATGGGTGCTACACCTGCCACCATCATGGCGACCTTTGTGGTCTACGGTATGGCAACCGGTATTATTGGTCTGTGCTTGGGTTTGATTGTGGGTGTGCCGCTGGCGATTTATGTCGGTGACCTAGTGGCTTGGCTGGAGCAGCTAAGTGGTATGCAAATTTTTAATCCGGACGTCTATTTTATTACCCGCTTGCCGTCATTTTTACAGTGGTCGGATGTCGCAGTTGTGAGTGGGTTTGCCTTGTTATTAAGCCTTTTGGCGACCTTGTACCCTGCGTGGCAGGCGTCTCGGGTCCAGCCTGCGGAGGCTCTGCGCTATGAGTAA
- a CDS encoding 3-deoxy-7-phosphoheptulonate synthase: MLLILHPNIKDTDPAYIKTLAHLQQLSGITVQHHQVSGQEQLLHEIYLLGSTHALSIDEIEALPAVEKVIRISEEYRILGRHKAVQRQTGFQYKGLSFDQDSLHIFAGLCAVDNPKHVEEMMIALKANGLSCTRMGAYKPRTNPYAFQGHGKTCLPWVFDLAGKHGIKVIAMEVTHESHMEEIDQALQAAGNPCGVIMQIGTRNTQNFELLKAIGKQNEYPALLKRGFGITLSESLNAAEYLASAGNSQVIFCLRGMKSEFGAPHRNMVDFAQVPTVKRLTRMPVCIDPSHSVGSRDIAPDGVLELCHATAQGVLAGANMVLVDFHPAPLKALVDGPQALTINELEPFLKDMEIARAAYLARVDAWKQHTANA, from the coding sequence ATGCTTTTGATACTCCACCCCAACATCAAAGACACAGACCCTGCGTACATCAAGACTCTCGCTCACCTCCAGCAATTATCAGGCATTACAGTACAGCACCACCAAGTCAGCGGCCAAGAGCAGCTGCTGCATGAAATATATCTGCTGGGTAGCACCCATGCCCTAAGCATCGATGAAATAGAAGCGCTGCCGGCGGTAGAAAAAGTAATCCGAATATCGGAAGAGTATCGCATTTTAGGTCGCCACAAGGCTGTCCAGCGCCAAACGGGCTTCCAGTATAAAGGCTTAAGCTTCGATCAAGACTCACTGCATATCTTTGCCGGCCTGTGCGCGGTCGACAATCCTAAACACGTCGAAGAAATGATGATCGCGCTGAAAGCTAACGGCCTCAGCTGTACGCGAATGGGAGCGTATAAACCGCGAACCAATCCCTACGCGTTTCAAGGTCATGGTAAAACGTGTTTACCTTGGGTTTTCGACTTGGCAGGTAAACATGGCATCAAGGTCATCGCCATGGAAGTCACCCACGAAAGCCACATGGAGGAAATAGATCAGGCCCTGCAGGCCGCGGGCAATCCATGCGGCGTGATTATGCAGATCGGCACTAGAAATACGCAGAATTTCGAACTTCTAAAAGCGATCGGCAAGCAAAATGAATATCCCGCCTTGCTGAAACGTGGTTTCGGTATCACCCTCAGCGAATCACTAAATGCCGCCGAATATCTCGCCAGCGCCGGGAACAGTCAGGTGATCTTTTGCCTCAGAGGGATGAAAAGTGAATTTGGTGCACCCCACCGAAACATGGTGGATTTTGCTCAGGTGCCCACGGTTAAACGCTTGACGAGAATGCCGGTGTGTATTGATCCGTCCCACTCGGTGGGAAGCAGAGACATCGCCCCAGATGGCGTACTTGAGCTCTGCCACGCAACTGCCCAAGGCGTGCTAGCCGGCGCGAATATGGTCTTGGTAGACTTTCACCCCGCACCACTAAAGGCACTAGTAGATGGCCCTCAGGCGTTAACCATAAATGAATTAGAGCCCTTCCTGAAGGATATGGAGATTGCTAGAGCAGCTTATTTAGCGCGGGTGGATGCATGGAAACAGCATACGGCCAATGCATAA
- the nqrM gene encoding (Na+)-NQR maturation NqrM: MATVFAAFIVMLLIVGAMSIGVLLGRKPIAGSCGGVGAALNDPDYICDLCGNDPNKCTEENDKSRQTASKTEFYDAS, from the coding sequence ATGGCGACCGTTTTTGCAGCTTTTATCGTAATGCTCCTTATCGTTGGCGCGATGTCCATCGGGGTACTGCTGGGGCGCAAGCCGATTGCAGGTTCTTGCGGTGGTGTGGGCGCTGCCCTTAATGATCCAGATTATATTTGTGATCTTTGCGGCAATGACCCTAATAAGTGTACTGAAGAGAATGACAAATCTCGGCAGACGGCATCTAAAACAGAGTTTTACGACGCTAGCTAA